In Gemmatimonadaceae bacterium, the sequence GCACGCCGTCATCACTCCCTGACCCGACTGCTCATGTCGCTCGATCGTCGCACGTTCCTCAAGTCGTCGGCCCTGCTGGGCGGTGCCATCGGGCTCGGCATGCCCGGCGTGGCACAGGCGTTCACTGCCGACGGCGTGCGCCCGCTCGCGTCTCGCCCGGAGACGGGTGAGGCGCAGCCGAAGCCGCTGCGCATTCTCATCCTCGGCGGCACGGGCTTCATTGGCCCGCAGCAGGTGCAGTATGCGCTGGATCGCAAGCATAAGGTCACGCTGTTCAACCGCGGCAAGACCAACGCGGGGCTCTTTCCGAAGGTCCCGCGCCTGATTGGCGATCGCAACGTGGCCGGTGGGCACGACGCGCTCAAGAAGGGCACGTGGGATGTGGTGATCGACAATCCCGTGCGCAATCCGGCGTGGGTGCGTGACGCCGGTGAAGCGCTCAAGGGGCGCGTGGGGCAGTACATCTTCGTCTCCACCATCTCGGTCTTCAGCGACTACTCGAAGCCGGGGATGGATGAGAACGGCCCGTTGCATGCGCCGGGTGCCGAGGCGATCTGGGCGAGCAACGACGCGAGTGCGTACGGCCCGAACAAGGTGCGCGCCGAGATCGAGGCCAAGACGCAGTTCGGCGAAGACAAGCTGACCATCGTGCGCCCTGGCCTCATCGTGGGTCCGGGCGACCTGAGCGATCGCTTCAGCTA encodes:
- a CDS encoding twin-arginine translocation signal domain-containing protein — translated: MSLDRRTFLKSSALLGGAIGLGMPGVAQAFTADGVRPLASRPETGEAQPKPLRILILGGTGFIGPQQVQYALDRKHKVTLFNRGKTNAGLFPKVPRLIGDRNVAGGHDALKKGTWDVVIDNPVRNPAWVRDAGEALKGRVGQYIFVSTISVFSDYSKPGMDENGPLHAPGAEAIWASNDASAYGPNKVRAEIEAKTQFGEDKLTIVRPGLIVGPGDLSDRFSYWPVRIDKGGEMMAPGTPNDPVQYVDVHDLSEWIVRNGENHVIGTFNATGPKSPTTMAEMLYGIKAVTTSDAKFTWVPAEFLAEQKVRAWSEMPVWQPAMGPTLGFMQVNCQKAYAAGLTFRPLADTAKTTLDWYKSRPADEQEKARAGIAPDKEKAVLAAWHAKSGK